A genomic segment from Deltaproteobacteria bacterium RBG_16_64_85 encodes:
- a CDS encoding DNA-binding response regulator, protein MSRNVLVIEDDKDIARLLDLHLRDEGYSVAVASDGKTGLAQALSKPFDIVILDLILPGMDGLEVCRGIRNRKDYTPILMLTAKSTDVDRIVGLEMGADDYLTKPFNVRELLARVKALFRRVEALRAKDPAAPQRKIESGDLVIDPEKRRVTVQGSPVHVTAREFDLLLEFARHPGRVYTRAQLLDKVWGYSYQGYEHTVNSHINRLREKIEKNPAKPRYILTVRGAGYLFAEPGERETG, encoded by the coding sequence ATGTCCCGCAATGTCCTCGTGATCGAAGACGACAAGGATATCGCCCGCCTGCTGGACCTCCATCTCCGGGACGAGGGATATTCGGTGGCCGTCGCATCCGACGGGAAGACGGGTCTGGCACAGGCCCTCTCGAAGCCCTTCGACATCGTCATCCTGGACCTCATCCTCCCCGGGATGGATGGGCTGGAGGTGTGCCGGGGGATTCGAAACCGGAAGGACTACACTCCCATCCTGATGCTTACCGCGAAATCGACGGATGTGGACCGGATCGTGGGGCTGGAGATGGGGGCGGACGACTACCTCACGAAACCGTTCAACGTCCGCGAGCTCCTGGCGAGGGTGAAGGCCCTTTTCCGCAGGGTGGAAGCGCTTCGCGCGAAGGATCCGGCGGCGCCGCAGAGGAAGATCGAATCGGGCGACCTGGTGATCGACCCGGAGAAACGGAGGGTGACCGTTCAGGGGAGCCCCGTGCATGTCACCGCGCGGGAATTCGACCTTTTGCTGGAATTCGCCCGCCATCCCGGCCGGGTGTACACACGGGCCCAGCTCCTGGACAAGGTCTGGGGGTACAGCTATCAAGGGTACGAACACACCGTGAACTCCCACATCAACCGGTTGCGGGAAAAGATCGAGAAGAACCCGGCCAAGCCCCGTTACATCCTGACGGTGCGAGGGGCCGGCTACCTCTTCGCCGAGCCCGGGGAACGGGAAACGGGGTAG